Proteins encoded together in one Penaeus vannamei isolate JL-2024 chromosome 11, ASM4276789v1, whole genome shotgun sequence window:
- the LOC113822792 gene encoding pro-resilin — translation MMLLQSAGVLSLPQGYDYGPPKDSYLTPNPPKPTTPPQPLDLMPYDFTWGVEDGDSGNAFTHVENSDGPTMQGEYRVLLPDGRTQVVNFHDFGGGFEAQVTYEK, via the exons ATGATGCTCCTCCAGTCAGCAGGAGTCCTCAGCCTCCCCCAGGGTTACGACTACGGCCCCCCCAAGGACTCCTATCTCACCCCCAACCCG CCCAAGCCAACTACGCCGCCTCAGCCGCTGGACCTGATGCCCTACGACTTCACGTGGGGCGTCGAGGACGGCGACAGCGGCAACGCCTTCACCCACGTCGAGAACAGCGACGGCCCGACGATGCAGGGCGAGTACCGGGTCCTTCTTCCCGACGGACGAACTCAG GTCGTCAACTTCCACGATTTTGGCGGCGGCTTCGAGGCTCAAGTGACGTAcgagaaatag